From the genome of Halobellus litoreus, one region includes:
- a CDS encoding M24 family metallopeptidase, with the protein MSDDRDSPERPAGEPPTVPAAIDRPIRQDPPATDRSVLDDAIAERDAVGFVAVGNRHDADLRFLTRFAAEDNYAYVRTSEESVLCAPSGHVARATRQFDGRVASDRLGSHPGERAAAVLEEVPGESSAGPQTVLVPPSIPHDAVVYLERAGYELRSTTAVADARATKTDGEIDAVRAVQRAAGRAVDRAERVLSAADQGGDSELQWNDAPLTPERLRRIANAELGCHGVDSAANTAVVAGAAGDEATGAEPIYTDEPIRIDVAPRGPHGYHGFRSRTVVVDSDGGWDRRAYVAVEAALEAALDEVEPGADAADLRREADAELAAFGFDTTGGREAGGSDPIEPGHGVGLSRRERPFLRAGETLEVGTVLAVAPGLTDPAHGSVRVGDLVVVTETGYEVVGDGRRSFTPRG; encoded by the coding sequence GTGAGCGACGACCGCGACTCGCCCGAGCGGCCGGCCGGCGAACCGCCCACCGTCCCCGCCGCGATCGATCGACCGATCCGCCAGGACCCGCCCGCGACCGACCGGTCCGTCCTCGACGACGCCATCGCCGAGCGGGACGCGGTCGGCTTCGTCGCCGTCGGGAATCGACACGACGCCGACCTCCGGTTTCTGACGCGCTTCGCGGCCGAAGACAACTACGCGTACGTTCGGACGTCGGAGGAGAGCGTGTTGTGTGCGCCGTCGGGACACGTCGCGCGGGCGACGCGTCAGTTCGACGGCCGCGTCGCGAGCGACCGCCTCGGATCCCATCCCGGCGAGCGCGCCGCCGCTGTCCTCGAGGAAGTCCCTGGAGAGAGTTCAGCGGGTCCACAGACCGTCCTGGTACCGCCGTCGATCCCCCACGACGCCGTGGTCTACCTCGAACGCGCCGGCTACGAGTTGCGGTCGACGACCGCCGTCGCTGACGCGCGGGCGACGAAGACTGATGGAGAAATCGACGCGGTCCGCGCGGTCCAGCGAGCGGCCGGTCGCGCCGTCGACCGGGCCGAGCGCGTGCTCTCGGCAGCCGACCAAGGCGGCGACAGCGAACTCCAGTGGAACGACGCGCCGCTCACGCCCGAACGGCTCCGCCGGATCGCGAACGCCGAACTCGGGTGTCACGGCGTCGACTCGGCGGCGAACACGGCCGTCGTCGCGGGTGCGGCGGGAGACGAAGCCACCGGGGCCGAACCGATCTACACCGACGAGCCGATCCGGATCGACGTCGCGCCGCGGGGACCGCACGGTTACCACGGATTCCGCTCGCGGACGGTCGTCGTCGACAGCGACGGCGGGTGGGACCGCCGCGCCTACGTCGCGGTCGAGGCGGCGCTGGAGGCCGCCCTCGACGAGGTCGAACCCGGTGCCGACGCCGCCGACCTCCGGCGAGAGGCGGACGCGGAACTGGCCGCCTTCGGCTTCGATACGACTGGCGGGCGTGAAGCGGGCGGGAGCGACCCGATCGAACCCGGCCACGGCGTCGGTCTCTCGCGTCGGGAGCGGCCGTTCCTCCGGGCGGGCGAGACGCTGGAAGTCGGAACCGTGCTCGCGGTGGCGCCGGGGCTGACGGATCCCGCGCACGGGTCCGTCCGCGTGGGCGACCTCGTCGTCGTGACCGAGACGGGATACGAGGTCGTGGGCGACGGAAGGCGTTCGTTTACGCCGCGAGGCTGA
- a CDS encoding DUF7533 family protein translates to MRLGILGTIQLAATLIFAAPVGIFGLTRLLDGDALIGGGAVAIAVGMVALPHYLTTPGDIPMQLGERAVGLVVKTPEDDEE, encoded by the coding sequence ATGCGACTCGGTATCCTCGGAACGATCCAACTGGCGGCGACGCTCATCTTCGCCGCGCCGGTAGGGATCTTCGGGCTCACGCGGCTCCTCGACGGCGACGCCCTCATCGGCGGCGGGGCCGTCGCCATCGCCGTCGGGATGGTCGCGCTGCCCCACTACCTCACGACGCCGGGAGACATCCCGATGCAACTCGGCGAGCGCGCCGTGGGGCTGGTCGTGAAGACGCCCGAGGACGACGAGGAGTGA
- a CDS encoding NAD+ synthase, with the protein MTTDQAVLEGDAPLDLRLSEAELESTREHLVSFLRDVVDEAGAKGAVLGLSGGIDSTTVAYLAVEALGAENVHGLVMPSVVNTEDNMSDAEWVAQELEIEYDVVEIQPIAETFFDTFPEAADDRTAAGNVYVRTRAVLNYFVANHENKVVLGTGNRSEALTGYFTKYGDQAVDCNPIGNLYKQQVRQLASSLGVPDGLVAKTPSAEMWAGQTDEEEMGLDYDTLDAVLALHVDGPLSTAATVRHLDVTESQVERVVELYERSAHKRRMPPAPEPLHR; encoded by the coding sequence ATGACTACGGACCAGGCGGTCCTCGAAGGGGACGCACCGCTCGACCTTCGGCTCTCGGAGGCGGAACTCGAATCGACCAGGGAGCACCTCGTCTCGTTCCTGCGCGACGTCGTCGACGAGGCGGGAGCGAAGGGCGCGGTCCTCGGCCTCTCCGGCGGTATCGACAGCACGACAGTCGCGTACCTCGCGGTCGAGGCCCTCGGCGCCGAAAACGTCCACGGCCTCGTGATGCCGAGCGTGGTGAACACCGAGGACAATATGAGCGACGCCGAGTGGGTCGCTCAGGAACTCGAAATCGAGTACGACGTCGTCGAGATCCAGCCCATCGCCGAGACGTTCTTCGACACGTTCCCGGAGGCGGCCGACGACCGGACGGCCGCGGGCAACGTCTACGTCCGCACTCGCGCCGTGCTGAATTACTTCGTCGCCAACCACGAGAACAAGGTCGTCCTCGGGACGGGCAACCGCTCTGAGGCGCTGACGGGCTACTTCACGAAGTACGGCGACCAGGCCGTCGACTGCAACCCGATCGGCAACCTCTACAAACAGCAGGTCCGACAGCTCGCGAGCTCGCTCGGCGTCCCGGACGGACTGGTCGCGAAGACGCCCTCCGCGGAGATGTGGGCGGGCCAGACCGACGAGGAGGAGATGGGGCTCGACTACGACACCCTCGACGCCGTACTCGCGCTCCACGTCGACGGACCGCTGTCGACGGCCGCGACCGTCCGCCACCTCGATGTCACCGAGTCGCAGGTCGAGCGCGTCGTCGAACTCTACGAGCGGAGCGCGCACAAGCGGCGGATGCCGCCCGCTCCCGAGCCGCTGCACCGGTAG
- a CDS encoding ketopantoate reductase family protein — MDIVVFGAGSIGSLFGALLARVPDHSVTLVGREPHVAAVRDAGLRVTGVDEFVVRPAVTTDGTDLSADLALVTVKAFDTETAAEELATGAFRAVCSLQNGMGNEETLARHLECPVLAGTTSYGAVRESPGTVAWNGRGDVVVGPWEPTDATGVAEEVGEAFAAADLSTAVEDAAGIRRRLWRKLAANAAINPTTALARVENGALGDPPGSDLVEPIAREVAATARASGVDLDADETAAAVTEVVDATAANESSMYRDVARGRRTEIDVINGYVVEQAREHGIDVPTNRTLRTLIRTWEAARGLREPDRS, encoded by the coding sequence ATGGACATCGTCGTCTTCGGCGCGGGCAGCATCGGGAGCCTCTTCGGCGCGTTGCTCGCGCGGGTACCCGACCACAGCGTGACGCTCGTGGGGCGCGAGCCGCACGTCGCCGCCGTCCGCGACGCGGGGCTCCGCGTCACCGGGGTCGACGAGTTCGTCGTTCGACCGGCGGTGACGACGGACGGCACCGACCTCTCCGCCGATCTCGCGCTCGTGACCGTGAAGGCGTTCGACACCGAAACGGCCGCCGAAGAACTCGCGACGGGCGCGTTCCGGGCGGTCTGTTCGCTTCAGAACGGGATGGGAAACGAGGAGACGCTCGCGCGGCACCTCGAGTGCCCGGTGCTGGCGGGGACCACGAGCTACGGCGCGGTCCGGGAATCGCCCGGAACGGTCGCCTGGAACGGACGCGGCGACGTCGTCGTCGGCCCGTGGGAGCCGACGGACGCAACGGGGGTCGCCGAGGAGGTCGGCGAGGCGTTCGCGGCCGCGGACCTCTCGACGGCGGTGGAGGACGCGGCGGGGATCCGCCGCCGGCTCTGGCGCAAACTCGCGGCGAACGCGGCGATCAATCCGACGACCGCGCTCGCCCGCGTGGAGAACGGCGCGCTCGGTGACCCGCCCGGGTCGGACCTCGTCGAGCCGATCGCTCGCGAGGTGGCCGCGACGGCCCGGGCGAGCGGCGTCGATCTCGACGCGGACGAGACCGCAGCGGCCGTCACCGAGGTCGTCGACGCGACCGCGGCGAACGAGTCGTCGATGTACCGCGACGTGGCGCGCGGGCGACGCACCGAGATCGACGTCATAAACGGATACGTCGTCGAGCAGGCGCGAGAACACGGAATCGACGTCCCGACGAACCGGACGCTCCGGACGCTGATCCGCACCTGGGAGGCGGCGCGGGGGCTCCGCGAGCCGGACCGATCGTAA
- the panB gene encoding 3-methyl-2-oxobutanoate hydroxymethyltransferase: protein MTTVASIQEQETPVTMLTAYDAPTAELVDEAGIDVVLVGDSIGNAVFGFDSTLPVTMDDMMRATTSVASAVDDALVVTDLPFLSYGVERSQSIENAGRLLKEAGGHAVKIESGPHTVELTEAMTRLGIPVMAHVGLTPQHVNSVGGYTRQGTTAEQAATMLDVARAHEDAGAFALVIEHVPREVGAAASEELDIPVVGIGAGPDTDGQVLVVDDAVGLAERVPPFAEAFGDVRGEMRQAIERYRDAVESGSFPADEHSHSEGLDL, encoded by the coding sequence ATGACCACCGTTGCGAGCATACAGGAGCAGGAGACGCCGGTGACGATGCTCACGGCGTACGACGCCCCGACGGCCGAGTTGGTCGACGAGGCGGGCATCGACGTCGTGCTCGTCGGCGACAGCATCGGGAACGCCGTCTTCGGCTTCGATTCGACGCTGCCGGTGACGATGGACGATATGATGCGGGCGACGACCTCTGTCGCGAGCGCCGTCGACGACGCGCTCGTCGTCACGGACCTCCCGTTCCTCAGTTACGGCGTCGAGCGGTCGCAGAGCATAGAAAACGCCGGGCGACTGCTGAAAGAGGCCGGCGGACACGCGGTCAAGATCGAATCCGGCCCGCACACGGTCGAGTTGACGGAGGCGATGACCCGCCTCGGCATTCCGGTGATGGCACACGTGGGCCTGACGCCGCAGCACGTCAACAGCGTCGGCGGGTACACGCGACAGGGGACCACGGCGGAACAGGCGGCGACGATGCTCGACGTCGCGAGGGCCCACGAGGACGCCGGCGCGTTCGCGCTGGTGATCGAGCACGTTCCCCGGGAGGTCGGCGCGGCGGCGAGCGAGGAACTCGACATCCCGGTCGTCGGCATCGGCGCGGGCCCGGACACCGACGGCCAGGTGCTCGTCGTCGACGACGCGGTCGGTCTCGCCGAACGAGTCCCGCCGTTCGCGGAAGCGTTCGGAGACGTCCGCGGAGAGATGCGACAGGCCATCGAGCGATACCGCGACGCGGTCGAATCGGGGTCCTTCCCCGCCGACGAACACAGCCACAGCGAAGGGCTCGACCTCTGA
- a CDS encoding Rieske (2Fe-2S) protein, protein MTRVRVAAADAFDDGSRAVVTLNGHEVAVINHDGECYAILNRCAHDGGSLDEGKVHGRLVADVTEPGERDVERFCDEPSVTCPLHGWEYDLESGVHVGDAGIRLPTFDVVEADGNLYVTDGESAD, encoded by the coding sequence ATGACCCGCGTACGCGTCGCTGCCGCCGACGCCTTCGACGACGGCTCACGTGCCGTCGTAACGCTAAACGGGCACGAGGTCGCCGTCATCAATCACGATGGCGAGTGCTACGCGATCCTGAACCGGTGTGCCCACGACGGCGGGTCGCTCGACGAGGGCAAGGTCCACGGACGGCTCGTGGCGGACGTCACGGAACCGGGCGAGCGCGACGTCGAACGGTTCTGCGACGAACCGTCGGTCACGTGCCCGCTGCACGGCTGGGAGTACGACCTCGAAAGCGGGGTCCACGTCGGCGACGCGGGGATCCGGCTCCCGACGTTCGACGTCGTCGAAGCGGACGGGAACCTGTACGTCACGGACGGCGAGTCCGCGGACTGA
- a CDS encoding amidohydrolase family protein, with the protein MSTDGHTVVDTDVHIWEPMEDLVQYFEDPWKTRLERGWEDFARRAFFPKSTGDRFVGGRLDRNVAGMDSSYPGEMRPEEIPEAMDYLGVDKCLVLSHLILAAAPALGGDDTRMTTFASGATDYLLDQVVDPSEGIYTAIPIPLDDPDDAVDLIDRVGDEAGIAGVYMITGGAEPPLGNRQYEPVYRAAAEKDLTVCYHTSGAGIDNYHTKGYEKLIETHTLGFVENNFAQAVSVLVQGIPEKFPELDFVFLEAGIFYVSLLMSRLDCEYLKRPSEAPVLEQRPSEYIKESFYFGTQPLETEVDPRYLETVIDMIGGAGRLMYASDYPHWDFDRPTRITDQSFLSDAEKGRILGANAEEVFGI; encoded by the coding sequence ATGAGCACTGACGGACACACTGTCGTCGATACGGACGTCCACATCTGGGAACCGATGGAAGACCTGGTACAGTACTTCGAGGATCCGTGGAAGACGCGGCTCGAACGCGGCTGGGAGGACTTCGCCCGCCGGGCGTTCTTCCCGAAGTCAACGGGCGACCGCTTCGTCGGCGGCCGACTCGATCGCAACGTCGCCGGGATGGACTCGTCGTATCCCGGCGAGATGCGCCCCGAAGAGATTCCGGAGGCGATGGACTACCTCGGCGTCGACAAGTGCCTCGTCCTCTCGCATCTCATCCTCGCCGCAGCGCCCGCGCTCGGCGGCGACGACACGCGGATGACGACGTTCGCGAGCGGCGCGACCGACTACCTGCTCGATCAGGTCGTCGACCCCAGCGAGGGGATCTACACGGCGATTCCGATTCCCCTCGACGATCCGGACGACGCCGTCGACCTGATCGACCGCGTCGGCGACGAGGCGGGCATTGCGGGCGTCTATATGATCACCGGCGGGGCGGAGCCGCCGCTCGGTAATCGACAGTACGAACCGGTCTACCGGGCGGCCGCCGAGAAGGACCTGACCGTCTGTTATCACACCAGCGGCGCGGGGATCGACAACTACCACACCAAGGGGTACGAGAAGCTCATCGAGACCCACACGCTGGGGTTCGTCGAGAACAACTTCGCGCAGGCGGTGAGCGTGCTCGTCCAGGGGATCCCCGAGAAGTTCCCGGAGTTGGATTTCGTCTTTCTGGAGGCGGGAATCTTCTACGTCTCGCTCCTGATGAGCCGGTTGGACTGTGAGTACCTCAAGCGTCCCTCCGAGGCGCCGGTGCTCGAACAGCGCCCGAGCGAGTACATCAAGGAGTCCTTCTACTTCGGGACGCAGCCGCTGGAGACCGAGGTCGACCCCCGATACCTGGAGACGGTGATCGATATGATCGGCGGAGCCGGTCGCCTGATGTACGCCTCGGACTACCCGCACTGGGACTTCGACAGACCGACGCGGATCACCGACCAGTCGTTCCTCTCCGACGCGGAGAAGGGTCGGATCCTGGGTGCGAACGCCGAGGAGGTGTTCGGCATATGA
- a CDS encoding MBL fold metallo-hydrolase — protein sequence MEVTLLGTGCPAPNLDRAGTALTVSVDGETFLVDCGPRTVYELLRNGIDPGSISELLFTHHHVDHNAAFPHFAISSWTAGRESLRVYGPDGTDDLIEALYTVYDEDLAYRAEVGYDASGIEDIEWIPVEDGSQFERSGTTIDALAVEHSIETYAYRFEGPNGERFVFSGDTRKLDALADFAANADVLVHDAHMSPVGDPPDDSGEEFVYERYQSPYPDEMSEQLAQTHCTPEQAGEIAAAAGVETLVLTHFPPYRDTDAIRRGAADAFDGRVVVGRDGLELDVTNAVPADDQSESLPAESPPVGASREQ from the coding sequence ATGGAGGTGACACTCCTCGGAACGGGCTGTCCGGCGCCGAACCTCGACCGCGCCGGCACCGCGCTGACCGTCAGCGTCGACGGCGAGACGTTCCTCGTCGACTGCGGTCCGCGAACCGTCTACGAACTGCTCCGGAACGGCATCGATCCGGGATCCATCTCGGAGCTGCTGTTCACGCACCATCACGTCGACCACAACGCGGCGTTCCCGCACTTCGCCATCTCCTCGTGGACGGCGGGTCGGGAGTCCCTCCGCGTGTACGGCCCCGACGGCACCGACGACCTGATCGAGGCGCTCTACACCGTCTACGACGAGGACCTCGCCTACCGTGCGGAGGTCGGCTACGACGCGAGCGGGATCGAGGACATCGAGTGGATCCCCGTCGAAGACGGCTCGCAGTTCGAGCGGAGCGGGACCACGATCGACGCGCTCGCCGTCGAACACTCGATCGAGACCTACGCGTACCGCTTCGAGGGACCGAACGGCGAACGCTTCGTCTTCTCGGGCGACACTCGAAAGCTCGACGCCCTCGCCGACTTCGCCGCGAACGCCGACGTGCTCGTCCACGACGCGCATATGTCGCCCGTCGGCGACCCGCCCGACGACTCCGGCGAGGAGTTCGTCTACGAGCGGTATCAATCGCCGTACCCCGACGAGATGTCAGAGCAGTTGGCACAGACGCACTGCACGCCCGAACAGGCCGGTGAGATCGCGGCCGCGGCGGGCGTCGAGACTCTCGTCCTCACCCACTTCCCGCCGTACCGCGACACCGACGCGATCCGGAGGGGGGCCGCAGACGCCTTTGACGGACGGGTCGTCGTCGGCCGCGACGGACTCGAACTCGACGTCACGAACGCGGTACCGGCGGACGACCAAAGCGAATCGCTCCCCGCGGAATCACCGCCTGTGGGAGCCTCCCGAGAGCAATAA
- a CDS encoding ABC transporter ATP-binding protein, producing MTRIKIDGVDKAYRQMNGTNLRVLDNVDFETEENDFLCILGPSGCGKSTLLNIIAQLEEPSSGSVSIGSEASPTDVCFVFQEPRLLDWRTVRENIEFALDGKDVPKDEWDERIETYLELVGLGDFADEYPRSLSGGMQQRVSIARAMAVEPDVILMDEPFSSVDEITARNLRSDLVDIWKEQKRTIVFVTHDAIEATYLANRVLVMSHRPSNVLVHEKIDIDRPRSIDDPELVELAEEFVGRLETRAGATS from the coding sequence ATGACGCGGATCAAGATCGACGGCGTCGACAAGGCCTACCGGCAGATGAACGGCACGAACCTCCGGGTGCTCGACAACGTCGACTTCGAGACCGAAGAGAACGACTTCCTCTGTATCCTCGGCCCGTCGGGCTGCGGGAAGTCGACGCTCCTCAACATCATCGCCCAACTCGAAGAGCCCTCTTCGGGCTCCGTTTCGATCGGCTCGGAGGCGTCGCCGACGGACGTCTGTTTCGTCTTTCAGGAGCCCCGTCTGCTCGATTGGCGGACGGTCAGAGAGAACATCGAGTTCGCACTGGACGGCAAAGACGTGCCGAAAGACGAGTGGGACGAGCGGATCGAGACGTACCTCGAACTCGTCGGTCTCGGCGACTTCGCCGACGAGTATCCGCGATCGCTCTCGGGCGGAATGCAACAACGGGTCTCCATCGCCCGCGCGATGGCGGTCGAACCCGACGTGATCCTGATGGACGAGCCGTTCTCCAGCGTCGACGAGATCACGGCGCGGAACCTCCGAAGCGACCTCGTCGACATCTGGAAGGAGCAGAAGCGGACGATCGTCTTCGTCACGCACGACGCCATCGAGGCGACGTACCTCGCGAACCGCGTCCTCGTGATGTCGCACCGTCCCTCGAACGTACTCGTTCACGAGAAGATCGACATCGATCGGCCGCGAAGCATCGACGATCCCGAACTCGTCGAACTCGCCGAGGAGTTCGTGGGTCGGCTCGAAACCCGAGCGGGGGCGACGAGCTAA
- a CDS encoding ABC transporter permease — MSLGVADSVLGRGTPLGRLFHRYQRYVYYAVSIVGFLIAWEVVARSVAANLLPGIVPVATEMVAIAVSGAFFTHLLDTLSRVAVGFALAIGTSIPLGIAMGRDHRAEYLFDLPILIGISVPGLAVAIVAIIWFGLSDLAAYFSVFFLATPMIVFNFWQGTKSIDEDLIRMGRSFEVSRISLIRNVVLPSLLPHLLAAARFGLAMSWKIIVIVELLGLTSGIGFMINRQFQLYSVVGVFAWTLEFTFVMMAIEFGIIKRIEKRVTAWRGDGHSGGARAA; from the coding sequence GTGTCGCTCGGAGTCGCGGACTCGGTGCTCGGTCGGGGGACGCCGCTCGGACGGCTCTTTCACCGGTACCAGCGGTACGTCTACTACGCCGTCTCTATCGTGGGATTCCTGATCGCGTGGGAAGTCGTCGCCCGCTCGGTCGCGGCGAACCTGCTTCCGGGCATCGTCCCGGTCGCCACCGAGATGGTCGCCATCGCCGTCAGCGGCGCGTTCTTCACCCACCTCCTCGATACGCTCTCCCGCGTCGCGGTCGGATTCGCCTTGGCAATCGGGACGAGCATCCCGCTCGGAATCGCGATGGGTCGCGATCACCGCGCGGAGTACCTCTTCGACCTCCCGATCCTCATCGGCATCTCCGTGCCCGGGCTGGCGGTCGCCATCGTGGCGATCATCTGGTTCGGACTCTCGGATCTCGCGGCGTACTTCTCGGTGTTTTTCCTGGCGACGCCGATGATCGTCTTCAACTTCTGGCAGGGCACCAAATCGATCGACGAGGACCTCATCCGGATGGGCCGTTCCTTCGAGGTCTCCCGCATAAGTCTCATCCGCAACGTCGTCCTGCCCTCGCTGCTTCCCCACCTGCTCGCGGCGGCCCGGTTCGGGCTCGCGATGAGTTGGAAGATCATCGTCATCGTCGAGCTCCTCGGCCTCACCAGCGGTATCGGGTTTATGATCAACCGACAGTTTCAGCTGTACTCCGTCGTCGGCGTCTTCGCCTGGACGCTCGAGTTCACGTTCGTGATGATGGCCATCGAGTTCGGCATCATCAAACGGATCGAAAAGCGCGTGACCGCCTGGCGCGGAGACGGCCACTCCGGGGGTGCTAGAGCCGCATGA
- a CDS encoding ABC transporter substrate-binding protein — protein MPRNSTELDRRTALKLTGGIATSGLAGLAGCAGGTGGSDDSGGSTDGSGGTDNSGGSGDTATDSGGSEELTSIVHGATNGGTTGILTSVMADQGFDEDHGFTLQAEGFASPPKVQQQLVFNEDIPTGYMGSIVATRMHSKGENPQLIGPYMLYHAYIVTRSDTDIEGPADLAGKQISFASEAADAWLKFVVMLDEAHGVSRDQYEFVQAAPPAALSLLDKGELDAILTYEPLMTKALLQYDFETVFSPREAWREAEDLPLTTVDLAWTKDWYDANPDAGVSLAEAFIDTQQYLNENIDAVVEEYSDSIGLENQEQIDLATERLVDIYPSEWDIEAFQESERLMVQKARDLGLIEAEPTDDIFNEVL, from the coding sequence ATGCCACGCAATAGCACGGAACTCGACAGGCGGACGGCGCTGAAACTGACCGGGGGCATCGCGACGTCGGGGCTCGCCGGGCTCGCCGGCTGCGCCGGCGGCACGGGCGGGTCGGACGATTCCGGCGGCTCCACGGACGGATCGGGCGGGACGGACAACTCGGGGGGATCCGGAGACACGGCGACCGACTCGGGCGGTTCGGAGGAACTGACGTCGATCGTCCACGGCGCGACGAACGGCGGGACGACGGGGATCCTCACGTCGGTGATGGCCGACCAGGGATTCGACGAGGACCACGGGTTCACGCTGCAGGCCGAGGGCTTCGCGAGCCCGCCGAAGGTCCAGCAGCAACTCGTCTTCAACGAGGACATTCCGACGGGATATATGGGTTCGATCGTCGCGACCCGGATGCACTCCAAGGGCGAGAATCCGCAGCTCATCGGGCCGTATATGCTGTATCACGCGTACATCGTGACGCGCTCCGACACCGACATCGAAGGACCGGCCGACCTCGCCGGCAAGCAGATCAGTTTCGCCAGCGAGGCGGCCGACGCCTGGTTGAAGTTCGTCGTGATGCTCGACGAGGCCCACGGCGTCTCCCGCGACCAGTACGAGTTCGTGCAGGCAGCCCCGCCTGCGGCGCTGTCACTCCTCGACAAGGGCGAACTCGACGCGATCCTCACGTACGAACCGCTGATGACCAAGGCGCTGCTGCAGTACGACTTCGAGACGGTCTTCTCGCCGCGGGAGGCGTGGCGCGAGGCCGAGGACCTGCCGCTGACGACGGTCGACCTGGCGTGGACGAAAGACTGGTACGACGCGAACCCCGACGCCGGCGTCAGCCTGGCCGAGGCGTTCATCGACACCCAACAGTACCTGAACGAGAACATCGACGCCGTCGTCGAGGAGTACAGCGACTCTATCGGCCTGGAAAATCAAGAACAGATCGACCTCGCGACGGAACGGCTCGTCGATATCTACCCCAGCGAGTGGGACATCGAGGCGTTCCAGGAGTCCGAGCGGCTGATGGTCCAGAAGGCCCGTGACCTCGGGCTGATCGAGGCCGAACCGACCGACGACATCTTCAACGAGGTGCTGTGA
- a CDS encoding IclR family transcriptional regulator: MDSGDRTRGPGDDGPSDDGPRGVEATQRSIRILRSLKEDGPATLTAIADRLGYSKSTVHRHLSTLSEAGYVAEGDDGYRVGLLFLDYGVHAQNEHRLYRIAKPKVDDLADELNEKVWIMAEENGYGIFLYHNAGKETVETYTRDGYRAHLHAFAAGKAVLAFMDDAAIERILDRRGLPAETPDTITDRDALYEEIDAIRERGVAFNRQESVRGVNAVAAPIMDPTGEPIGSLTVAGPANRLKGSYLEQELPEMLLGVANEIEVNLTYD; the protein is encoded by the coding sequence ATGGATTCCGGAGATCGGACGAGGGGACCGGGCGACGACGGGCCGAGCGACGACGGGCCGAGGGGCGTCGAGGCCACGCAGCGCTCGATCAGGATACTCCGGAGCCTCAAGGAGGACGGACCGGCGACCCTGACGGCGATCGCCGACCGCCTCGGCTACTCGAAGAGCACCGTGCACCGACACCTCTCGACGCTGTCGGAGGCGGGCTACGTCGCCGAGGGCGACGACGGCTATCGGGTCGGGCTCCTGTTCCTGGATTACGGTGTTCACGCCCAGAACGAACACCGACTCTACCGGATCGCGAAGCCGAAAGTGGACGACCTCGCCGACGAACTCAACGAGAAGGTGTGGATTATGGCCGAGGAGAACGGCTACGGGATCTTCCTGTATCACAACGCCGGCAAGGAGACCGTCGAGACGTACACCCGAGACGGGTATCGAGCCCACCTTCACGCCTTCGCCGCCGGGAAGGCCGTCCTCGCGTTTATGGACGACGCGGCGATCGAACGCATCCTCGATCGGCGCGGGCTCCCGGCGGAGACGCCGGACACGATCACCGACCGGGACGCGCTGTACGAGGAGATCGACGCGATCCGCGAACGTGGCGTCGCATTCAACCGCCAGGAGTCCGTTCGCGGGGTCAACGCCGTCGCCGCGCCCATTATGGATCCGACGGGCGAACCGATCGGCTCGCTCACCGTCGCCGGGCCGGCGAACCGGCTCAAGGGGTCGTATCTGGAACAGGAACTCCCCGAGATGTTGCTCGGCGTGGCGAACGAGATCGAGGTCAACCTCACCTACGACTGA